In one window of Archangium lipolyticum DNA:
- a CDS encoding CAP domain-containing protein, translating into MLALALTALLAATPLSPTTMEQQASRHVLQEFERVGRRAPQADAALTQAARKLAREALEDSPSGAVELLALTEAVSDAGGIDPSPRSYVIRAWAREHTVATLLERKDLSQEPATHMGVGVEVEGERAALVVLLAERKTTLQRFPRTFDKPGASQSLCGELEAPLRWAEVYVTLPDGRVERPALTREQGPSFCSRILFPTAGRYTVEIIGRGAKGPEVAALFLVDVGATRQRGKGERLVEPTTVEGARVAVLARINALRRAHGARELALDDTLNSVAQAYSERMAREGFFAHVAPDGSDLRGRLAAAGSTYRTAGENLGLASGPLSAHFGIEHSPGHRSNLLGTHFTHAGIGVAFQKLDGRDQAILTEVFSSAGADSRQPVDPLQEAYQTLASHRAARGLPPLQRSPELERIALDHARRALAQDEPKVQLPGSKVHDRVFGALEQARSASVDFYVAESPSLLPDSKSLGDRKNTVVGVGAVRGDSRTYGKGQYWMVVIYAATR; encoded by the coding sequence ATGCTCGCCCTCGCCCTCACCGCCCTGCTGGCGGCCACGCCCCTCTCCCCCACCACCATGGAGCAGCAGGCCTCGCGGCACGTGCTCCAGGAGTTCGAGCGCGTGGGCCGGCGCGCACCCCAGGCCGATGCCGCCCTCACCCAGGCCGCGCGCAAGCTGGCCCGCGAGGCGCTCGAGGACAGCCCCTCCGGCGCCGTGGAGCTGCTCGCCCTCACCGAGGCCGTCAGCGACGCGGGTGGGATCGATCCCAGCCCCCGCTCCTACGTCATCCGCGCCTGGGCTCGCGAGCACACCGTGGCCACCCTGCTCGAGCGCAAGGATCTCTCCCAGGAGCCCGCCACCCACATGGGCGTGGGCGTGGAGGTGGAGGGCGAGCGCGCCGCCCTCGTGGTGCTGCTGGCCGAGCGCAAGACCACCCTCCAGCGCTTCCCGCGCACCTTCGACAAGCCCGGCGCCAGCCAGAGCCTGTGCGGCGAGCTGGAGGCCCCACTGCGCTGGGCCGAGGTCTACGTCACCCTCCCCGATGGCCGCGTGGAGCGCCCCGCCCTCACGCGCGAGCAGGGCCCCTCCTTCTGCTCCCGGATCCTCTTCCCCACCGCCGGCCGCTACACCGTGGAAATCATCGGCCGCGGCGCGAAGGGGCCCGAGGTCGCCGCCCTCTTCCTCGTGGACGTGGGCGCCACCCGGCAGCGCGGCAAGGGCGAGCGGCTGGTGGAGCCCACCACCGTGGAGGGCGCCCGCGTGGCGGTGCTGGCCCGCATCAACGCCCTGCGCCGCGCCCATGGCGCACGGGAGCTGGCGCTCGACGACACCCTCAACTCCGTGGCCCAGGCCTACAGCGAGCGCATGGCCCGCGAGGGCTTCTTCGCCCACGTGGCCCCGGATGGCTCGGACCTGCGCGGGCGCCTGGCCGCCGCCGGCTCCACCTACCGCACCGCCGGGGAGAACCTCGGCCTGGCCTCCGGGCCCCTCTCCGCCCACTTCGGCATCGAGCACAGCCCCGGCCACCGCAGCAACCTGCTCGGCACGCACTTCACCCACGCGGGCATCGGCGTGGCCTTCCAGAAGCTGGACGGCCGCGACCAGGCCATCCTCACCGAGGTCTTCTCCTCCGCCGGGGCCGACAGCCGACAGCCGGTGGACCCGCTCCAGGAGGCCTACCAGACGCTCGCCTCCCACCGCGCCGCGCGTGGCCTGCCCCCGCTGCAGCGCAGCCCCGAGCTGGAGCGCATCGCCCTGGACCATGCCCGGCGTGCCCTCGCCCAGGACGAGCCCAAGGTGCAGCTGCCCGGCTCCAAGGTGCACGACCGCGTCTTCGGTGCCCTCGAACAAGCCAGGAGCGCCTCGGTGGACTTCTACGTGGCGGAGAGCCCGTCCCTGCTCCCGGACTCCAAGAGCCTCGGGGACCGCAAGAACACCGTGGTGGGGGTGGGCGCCGTCCGTGGGGACTCGCGCACCTACGGCAAGGGCCAATACTGGATGGTCGTCATCTACGCGGCCACGCGTTGA
- a CDS encoding DUF721 domain-containing protein, whose translation MARRDPQTLEQLLPRVLARLAEQSGKAQSLVPVWNATVGPHISKHTRPYTLEGGELVITVASAEWAHTLSRQESSLREQLNARLGTGAVSALVFRLE comes from the coding sequence ATGGCCCGGCGTGACCCGCAGACCCTCGAACAGCTCCTCCCCCGCGTCCTCGCCCGCCTGGCCGAGCAATCCGGGAAGGCCCAGTCCCTCGTCCCCGTTTGGAACGCCACCGTGGGACCTCACATCTCCAAGCACACCCGGCCCTACACCCTCGAGGGTGGCGAGCTGGTCATCACCGTGGCCAGCGCCGAGTGGGCCCACACGCTGTCGCGGCAGGAGTCCTCCCTGCGCGAGCAGCTCAACGCCCGGCTGGGCACCGGCGCCGTGTCCGCCCTCGTCTTCCGGCTGGAGTAG
- a CDS encoding carboxypeptidase regulatory-like domain-containing protein, which translates to MNPPLRQALCAVLLCTSLLWTGCAAGGPDEPPGPTPPTPVEPGVCQVDQDCPDPGLFFCDTVTSRCLAACRTQEDCTAAKRGEYRIAECDGNPLGCRCDNSRCEVALCSADAECAASGKVCRDGKCMPAPAASAVASCRVTPDFVIGREGTSARFSVLASDAAGVPVVVPAGATWTAEGESVRGSGTGVEASFVLAEPTEEPAEAVVARVGNATCTARVGVLGVAVAPGQMRVVVTDEQTGRPIADAVVVTADAQGAVKSTAPTDASGVALLAELEEEGSVSVFHEAYGYLTVAYEGTGSPRDLALPLRRNPADRYGGYKGTFLHMPTTQDMHAGLAGLSSPDAVSDLSASLLVGQTRRVSFTSQGQTREATLPAGAYVVLPGTTLSATDVSAQGLAGACDATLAGVTDPEEAMVAGACGTRTAWALGGDIPLTALSPGSVTGAVDVGQLLARTIPLLRTFSSSVKRDVQFRLKETPRTGTGAPDYSDQTHFTGVDHDFAKGQSLPLGFHFAVRVPALPKYRGVWMDSAAVLGVARVAGRGVVPLGLGMGANTMPADPNTDTQAGLPGPGLVNVRMAPAHHGLEGSPYEVILTASSSAAANDATAGAASSVLIHRTLEKLPFDPKGGAPVTVGGPFLPVPEGFRYNYNGDAAGGLEGRQLRFTLSPESMTLPVSTVLRAVFTNREEHRWVVLMDVARASVGVRLPVPPAPFEDRTYYGDVTGSRAPFGMQALVTRRTGTSAGAEVDLNGLVEADGVDLEHLGELTVAYSVLDYGRPLVTWVTPAEDGQSVKEGSKVKVRVQSFRVGSGNQDEGYVKLTFMGGTGCVGNVEKGQVVDSQGRGEVELLLPGGCRGTDVQLTATLVDPEGNTLRPAVTSTRSVTITP; encoded by the coding sequence ATGAACCCCCCCCTTCGTCAGGCGCTATGCGCCGTCCTGCTGTGTACGAGTCTGCTGTGGACCGGTTGTGCCGCGGGAGGTCCGGATGAGCCACCCGGGCCCACGCCGCCGACGCCGGTCGAGCCGGGTGTGTGCCAGGTGGATCAGGACTGCCCGGATCCCGGGCTCTTCTTCTGCGACACGGTGACGTCGCGCTGCCTGGCGGCCTGCCGGACGCAGGAGGACTGCACGGCGGCGAAGCGGGGGGAGTACCGGATCGCGGAGTGCGACGGAAACCCACTGGGCTGCCGGTGTGACAACAGCCGGTGCGAGGTGGCGTTGTGCTCGGCGGACGCGGAGTGCGCGGCGTCGGGAAAGGTGTGCAGGGATGGGAAGTGCATGCCGGCACCGGCGGCGAGCGCGGTGGCGTCGTGCCGGGTGACGCCGGACTTCGTCATCGGGAGGGAGGGGACGTCGGCGCGCTTCTCGGTGCTGGCGAGTGACGCGGCGGGCGTGCCGGTGGTGGTGCCCGCGGGGGCGACGTGGACGGCGGAGGGGGAGAGCGTGAGGGGGAGCGGCACGGGGGTGGAGGCCTCGTTCGTGCTGGCGGAGCCCACGGAGGAGCCGGCGGAGGCGGTGGTGGCGCGGGTGGGAAATGCCACCTGCACGGCGCGCGTGGGGGTGTTGGGGGTGGCGGTGGCACCGGGGCAGATGCGTGTGGTGGTGACGGACGAGCAGACGGGCCGTCCCATTGCGGACGCGGTGGTGGTGACGGCGGACGCACAGGGGGCGGTGAAGAGCACGGCGCCGACGGACGCGAGCGGCGTGGCGCTGCTGGCGGAGCTGGAGGAGGAGGGGAGCGTGTCCGTCTTCCATGAGGCGTACGGCTACCTGACGGTGGCCTACGAGGGGACGGGGAGCCCGAGGGATCTGGCGCTGCCGCTGAGGCGCAACCCGGCGGACAGGTACGGGGGCTACAAGGGCACGTTCCTGCACATGCCGACGACGCAGGACATGCATGCGGGGCTGGCGGGGCTGTCGTCGCCGGACGCGGTGTCGGACCTGTCGGCGTCGCTGCTGGTGGGGCAGACGCGGAGGGTGAGCTTCACGTCGCAGGGGCAGACGCGCGAGGCGACGCTGCCGGCGGGGGCGTACGTGGTGCTGCCGGGCACGACGCTGTCGGCGACGGACGTCTCGGCGCAGGGGCTGGCGGGCGCGTGCGACGCGACGCTGGCGGGGGTGACGGATCCGGAGGAGGCGATGGTGGCGGGGGCGTGTGGCACGAGGACGGCGTGGGCACTGGGGGGGGACATTCCGCTCACCGCGCTGTCGCCGGGCTCGGTGACGGGCGCGGTGGACGTGGGGCAGCTGCTGGCGCGGACGATTCCGCTGCTGCGCACCTTCAGCTCCTCGGTGAAGCGGGACGTGCAGTTCCGGCTGAAGGAGACGCCGCGGACGGGCACGGGGGCGCCGGATTACAGCGACCAGACGCACTTCACGGGGGTGGACCACGACTTCGCGAAGGGCCAGAGCCTGCCGTTGGGCTTCCACTTCGCGGTGCGGGTGCCGGCGCTGCCGAAGTACCGGGGAGTGTGGATGGACAGCGCGGCGGTGTTGGGTGTGGCGCGGGTGGCGGGGCGTGGCGTGGTGCCGCTGGGCCTGGGCATGGGGGCGAACACGATGCCGGCGGACCCGAACACGGACACGCAGGCGGGGCTACCGGGGCCGGGGCTGGTGAACGTGCGGATGGCGCCAGCGCACCATGGGCTGGAGGGGAGCCCGTATGAAGTGATTCTCACGGCCTCGTCGTCGGCGGCGGCGAACGACGCGACGGCGGGAGCGGCGTCCAGCGTGCTCATCCACCGGACGCTGGAGAAGCTGCCGTTCGATCCGAAGGGAGGAGCGCCGGTGACGGTGGGCGGACCCTTCCTGCCGGTGCCGGAGGGATTCCGTTACAACTACAACGGGGATGCGGCGGGAGGACTGGAGGGGAGGCAGCTGCGCTTCACGCTGTCACCCGAGTCGATGACGCTGCCGGTGTCGACGGTGCTGCGGGCGGTGTTCACGAACCGGGAGGAGCACCGGTGGGTGGTGCTGATGGACGTGGCGAGGGCGAGCGTGGGGGTGAGGCTGCCGGTGCCACCGGCGCCCTTCGAGGACCGGACGTATTACGGGGACGTCACGGGGTCGCGAGCGCCGTTCGGGATGCAGGCGCTGGTGACGAGGCGGACGGGGACGTCGGCGGGAGCGGAGGTGGACCTGAACGGGCTGGTGGAGGCGGACGGGGTGGATCTGGAGCACCTGGGGGAGCTGACGGTGGCGTACTCGGTGCTGGACTACGGGAGGCCGCTGGTGACGTGGGTGACGCCGGCGGAGGATGGCCAGAGCGTGAAGGAAGGCTCGAAGGTGAAGGTGAGGGTGCAGTCCTTCCGGGTGGGGAGCGGAAACCAGGACGAGGGCTACGTGAAGCTGACGTTCATGGGAGGGACGGGGTGCGTGGGCAACGTGGAGAAGGGGCAGGTGGTGGACTCGCAGGGGAGGGGAGAGGTGGAGCTGTTGTTGCCTGGGGGCTGTAGGGGAACGGACGTGCAGCTGACGGCGACGCTGGTGGATCCGGAGGGCAACACCCTACGTCCCGCGGTGACGAGCACGAGATCCGTGACAATCACCCCCTGA